Proteins encoded together in one Urocitellus parryii isolate mUroPar1 chromosome 3, mUroPar1.hap1, whole genome shotgun sequence window:
- the Hic2 gene encoding hypermethylated in cancer 2 protein: protein MVSGPLALRWCAWAGRGDMGPDMELPSHSKQLLLQLNQQRTKGFLCDVIIMVENSIFRAHKNVLAASSIYFKSLVLHDNLINLDTDMVSSTVFQQILDFIYTGKLLPSDQPAEPNFSTLLTAASYLQLPELAALCRRKLKRAGKPFGSGRVGAAGMGRPSRSQRLSTASVIQARYPGLADGRKGTHTHQDLPPAKGSDDELFLSGSTQESTHSLGRGVCPTSGEVGLGGCSSSTNGSTGGCEQELGLDLSKKSPPLPPTTPIPHLTPDDPAQLSDSQQDSPPSASALPIANSASYAELGGTPDESMDLEGAEDNHLSLLEGSGGQPRKSLRHSSRKKEWSKKDPVAGSPFERREAGPKGPCPGEESEGLGDRVPNGILSGSVGGGGPSGPYGDPSYPCKEEEENGKDGSEDSGQSGSEGGSGHPGAHYMYRQEGYETVSYGDNLYVCIPCAKGFPSSEQLNAHVETHTEEELFIKEEGAYETGSGGAEEEAEDLSAPSAAYAAEPRPFKCSVCEKTYKDPATLRQHEKTHWLTRPFPCNICGKMFTQRGTMTRHMRSHLGLKPFACDECGMRFTRQYRLTEHMRVHSGEKPYECQLCGGKFTQQRNLISHLRMHTSPS from the exons ATGGTTTCTGGGCCCCTGGCACTCCG GTGGTGTGCGTGGGCAGGGCGTGGGGACATGGGGCCCGACATGGAGCTGCCCAGCCACTCAAAGCAGCTCCTGCTACAACTGAACCAGCAGAGGACCAAGGGCTTCCTTTGTGATGTCATCATCATGGTGGAGAACTCAATTTTCCGGGCCCATAAGAATGTTCTGGCTGCCAGTAGCATCTACTTCAAATCCCTGGTCCTGCACGACAACCTCATTAATCTGGACACAGACATGGTCAGCTCCACAGTATTCCAGCAGATCCTGGACTTCATCTACACAGGCAAGCTGCTGCCCAGCGACCAGCCAGCTGAGCCCAACTTCAGCACTCTTCTCACTGCCGCCAGCTACCTCCAGCTGCCTGAGTTGGCAGCCCTCTGCCGCCGCAAACTCAAGCGAGCTGGCAAGCCCTTTGGCTCTGGACGGGTTGGGGCTGCTGGCATGGGGCGACCATCCCGTAGCCAGCGGCTATCCACAGCCTCTGTTATCCAGGCTCGGTATCCAGGGCTTGCGGACGGGCGCAAAGGAACCCACACCCACCAGGATCTCCCACCAGCCAAAGGCTCAGATGATGAGCTTTTTCTCAGTGGCTCCACCCAGGAGAGCACACATAGCCTGGGCCGGGGGGTCTGCCCAACCAGTGGAGAGGTAGGCCTAGGGGGCTGCAGTAGCAGCACCAATGGAAGCACTGGGGGCTGTGAACAGGAGCTGGGTCTTGACCTGTCCAAGAAGagcccacccctgccccccacaaCTCCCATACCCCACCTCACTCCTGATGATCCAGCCCAGCTGAGCGACAGTCAGCAGGACTCACCACCTTCGGCCTCTGCCCTTCCCATTGCCAATAGTGCCTCTTATGCTGAGCTGGGAGGCACCCCTGATGAGTCCATGGATCTGGAGGGGGCTGAGGATAATCACCTGAGTCTGCTGGAGGGGTCAGGTGGGCAGCCTCGGAAGAGCCTCCGGCATTCATCCCGCAAGAAGGAGTGGAGCAAGAAGGATCCTGTGGCTGGCTCCCCCTTTGAGCGGAGAGAAGCAGGGCCCAAGGGCCCCTGCCCTGGAGAAGAGAGTGAGGGGCTTGGGGACAGGGTTCCCAATGGCATTCTATCTGGCAGTGTTGGGGGAGGAGGCCCCAGTGGGCCCTATGGGGATCCCTCATACCCTtgcaaggaagaggaggaaaatggGAAGGACGGGAGTGAGGACAGTGGGCAGAGTGGTAGTGAGGGGGGCAGTGGCCACCCTGGCGCCCATTACATGTATCGGCAAGAGGGCTATGAGACAGTGTCATATGGAGACAACCTTTATGTGTGCATCCCTTGCGCCAAGGGCTTCCCCAGTTCTGAGCAGCTCAATGCCCACGTGGAGACACACACCGAGGAGGAGCTGTTCATCAAGGAGGAAGGGGCCTATGAAACTGGCAGCGGGGGTgctgaggaggaggcagaggaccTGTCGGCGCCCAGTGCAGCCTATGCTGCTGAGCCCCGGCCCTTCAAGTGCTCTGTCTGCGAGAAGACTTACAAAGACCCAGCTACTCTAAGGCAGCATGAGAAGACACACTGGCTGACGCGGCCCTTCCCTTGCAACATCTGTGGCAAGATGTTCACGCAGCGTGGCACCATGACCCGCCACATGCGAAGCCACCTGGGCCTGAAGCCCTTTGCCTGTGACGAATGTGGCATGCGTTTTACCCGCCAGTACCGCCTCACTGAGCACATGCGTGTGCACTCAGGTGAGAAGCCATATGAGTGCCAGCTCTGTGGGGGCAAGTTTACCCAGCAGCGTAACCTCATCAGCCACTTGCGCATGCACACCTCCCCCTCCTAG
- the Tmem191c gene encoding transmembrane protein 191C, whose translation MAEPQEQLLQLQKDNRDGRMRKQELEELVRGLEAESESLTGRLQELRERERSLQRRRSQAAGALRGEAREAARERAERTRELLEAAEQHKLDLEQHNQQLQEQWEELSSQLFYYGGEQRNQQRAEQQQLGTQLLALQKQLEVVEAKYAMQAEDLRQGAQRTEEAWASFQEQSGVLQELQGKVMEAAAALDTSRGGPEPWDSQLRRVQDCSGSLMEEVARADCEKRLLGGAGAGGIRLWALGALQMLLLLPLGFLALPLLYVLLVKQDAIHQGLPHVSSDAAFRRLRYTLSPLLELRARGLLPA comes from the exons ATGGCCGAGCCGCAGGAGCAGTTACTGCAGCTCCAGAAGGATAACCGAGATGGCCGCATGCGGAAGCAGGAGCTGGAGGAGTTGGTGCGCGGTCTCGAGGCCGAGAGCGAGAGCCTCACCGGGCGCCTACAGGAACTGCGCGAGCGCGAGCGCAG TCTGCAACGGAGGCGGAGCCAGGCGGCTGGGGCTCTACGAGGGGAAGCGCGCGAGGCGGCGCGAGAGCGTGCGGAGAGGACGCGTGAACTGCTGGAGGCGGCGGAGCAGCACAAATTGGACCTG GAGCAACACAATCAACAGTTGCAGGAGCAGTGGGAGGAGCTGTCAAGTCAG CTCTTTTACTACGGTGGGGAACAACGGAATCAGCAGCGCGCGGAGCAGCAGCAACTCGGGACGCAACTGTTGGCACTGCAG AAACAGCTGGAAGTGGTGGAGGCCAAGTACGCCATGCAGGCGGAGGACTTACGGCAG GGTGCGCAGCGGACCGAGGAGGCCTGGGCCAGCTTCCAGGAGCAGAGTGGAGTCCTTCAG GAGCTGCAGGGGAAGGTGATGGAGGCGGCGGCTGCGCTGGACACCTCTCGGGGCGGCCCAGAACC GTGGGACTCTCAGCTTCGCCGGGTGCAGGACTGCTCTGGCTCGCTGATGGAGGAGGTGGCCAGGGCCGACTGT gagaagcggctgttgggCGGCGCAGGGGCCGGAGGCATCAG GCTGTGGGCGCTCGGTGCGCTGCAGATGTTGCTGTTGCTCCCGCTTGGCTTCCTGGCACTGCCGCTGCTCTATGTGTTGCTGGTGAAGCAGGACGCCATCCACCAGGGCCTCCCGCACGTCAGCTCAGATGCTGCCTTTCGCCGCCTGCGCTACACGCTGTCCCCACTACTGGAATTGCGCGCGCGCGGGCTGCTGCCTGCTTAG